The following proteins are co-located in the Sulfurovum sp. TSL6 genome:
- a CDS encoding cytochrome c family protein, protein MKLNTKALMLLLTVGVVFSLSGCGDGSSTSTVTTVTDSDPAPGELGYQIVTDQNITYVDYTGGTRVSPLSAAAAEYHTGIKYGNTLFDSADNKCMNCHNELYDTWKGSMHGKSWTDPIFQSKFQDFLRTHLAKIGEVKDIEYQQKDIINGTSVGTNNMFSGAAQTCIKCHAPGAYYAGDVRVTVTDVGSALDLNNTELKGLKALHEPAVQDPNGEIAVIAANPQTDRVYKATFQIGHEANREGINCAFCHSIETPRLMKEYGMDNGIYTLAKDMRVGPHGPIKQEAGTDLTYHDDATHANMNKFFRLWGPEKYADYNATPKGVNYLADAGEFDEGKTVDGRYTMTSKDINGTNGKVHFTGGPFYGPYGVTGTNNENETDQTDRKAQINPHYEVELNNHFGESGKGLCLSCHQRSAGAAVPGGEDGEGHFMELCSTQMAVTTGTDVASSDTLSSPKCQKCHMERIEGTVLHQWARPDKLWTLADNPNLTAHFDPTDPESHGDENPVAAGWLNSHAFLGASKTGQKTSVTAKIQSGFEAKVNESVSNDGNALTVTTALTNKTAHMFPGAHPMRRVLTRLIVTSDQGIVPISTSTGDSSFDYIENNVQPLAGKVLHSSALTPVPVANNGSENLDFPGKVTDLNGSEVSGQKFDGTKYTITGVDATVSFDTQSTDNSGVTTGTVTNAAIVVDSNNSTFTRIYGHETGKRYDANGKPSKNTSDTFIVRPGFDSWMVEKDNRLSPNETETYTLTYDITGKTNVKVEYRVYYMQKGANGKFVVDPATGFLDQAKSDAKKLLVTEVYRYPESP, encoded by the coding sequence ATGAAGTTAAATACTAAAGCATTAATGCTTTTGTTAACTGTGGGAGTCGTTTTTTCATTAAGCGGATGTGGTGATGGTAGCAGCACATCTACAGTAACAACAGTTACAGACAGTGATCCTGCTCCAGGCGAGTTAGGCTATCAGATAGTTACAGATCAAAATATCACCTATGTCGACTACACCGGAGGTACACGTGTATCACCGCTATCTGCTGCAGCAGCTGAATATCATACTGGCATAAAATACGGAAATACACTCTTTGACAGTGCCGATAATAAATGTATGAACTGTCATAATGAACTCTATGACACATGGAAAGGTTCTATGCATGGAAAATCGTGGACAGATCCGATATTCCAATCTAAGTTCCAGGATTTCTTACGTACACACTTAGCAAAAATTGGTGAGGTAAAAGATATAGAATACCAGCAAAAAGACATTATTAATGGTACTTCTGTAGGAACTAACAACATGTTTAGTGGTGCAGCACAAACATGTATCAAATGTCATGCTCCAGGTGCTTACTATGCAGGTGATGTAAGAGTAACAGTAACTGATGTAGGAAGTGCACTAGACCTTAACAATACAGAGTTAAAAGGTCTAAAGGCATTACATGAACCAGCAGTACAGGATCCAAATGGAGAGATCGCAGTTATTGCTGCAAATCCTCAAACAGATAGAGTATATAAAGCAACATTCCAGATCGGACATGAAGCCAATCGTGAAGGTATTAACTGTGCGTTCTGTCATAGCATAGAGACGCCTAGACTAATGAAAGAATATGGTATGGATAACGGTATTTATACTTTAGCTAAAGATATGCGTGTAGGCCCTCATGGACCTATCAAGCAAGAAGCAGGAACTGATCTAACATATCATGATGATGCTACTCATGCTAATATGAATAAATTCTTTAGACTTTGGGGACCTGAAAAATATGCTGACTACAATGCAACACCAAAAGGTGTGAATTACTTGGCTGATGCAGGTGAATTTGATGAAGGTAAAACCGTTGATGGTCGTTATACAATGACAAGTAAAGATATCAATGGAACAAATGGCAAAGTACACTTTACTGGTGGACCGTTCTACGGACCATATGGTGTCACAGGTACTAACAATGAAAACGAAACAGATCAGACAGATAGAAAAGCACAGATCAATCCACATTATGAAGTGGAATTAAACAACCACTTTGGAGAAAGCGGTAAAGGCTTATGTCTTTCATGTCATCAACGTTCTGCAGGGGCAGCAGTACCAGGCGGTGAAGATGGTGAAGGTCACTTTATGGAACTTTGTTCAACACAAATGGCTGTGACTACAGGTACTGATGTAGCTTCCAGTGACACATTAAGTTCACCGAAATGTCAAAAATGTCATATGGAAAGAATAGAAGGTACAGTACTACACCAATGGGCACGTCCAGATAAGTTATGGACACTCGCAGATAATCCTAATCTAACTGCTCACTTTGATCCTACGGATCCAGAAAGTCATGGTGATGAAAACCCTGTAGCTGCTGGTTGGTTAAACTCACATGCATTCTTAGGTGCAAGTAAAACAGGTCAAAAAACAAGTGTTACTGCTAAGATCCAAAGTGGATTTGAAGCGAAAGTAAATGAATCAGTGTCAAATGATGGTAACGCATTAACAGTGACTACTGCACTAACAAATAAGACTGCACACATGTTCCCAGGTGCACACCCTATGCGTCGTGTATTAACACGTTTGATCGTGACATCTGACCAAGGTATAGTTCCTATTAGTACTAGTACTGGTGACTCTTCCTTTGATTATATTGAAAATAATGTACAACCATTAGCTGGTAAAGTACTTCACTCAAGTGCATTAACTCCAGTTCCAGTTGCCAATAATGGAAGCGAAAATTTAGACTTCCCTGGAAAAGTAACAGACTTGAATGGCTCAGAAGTAAGTGGGCAGAAATTTGATGGTACAAAATACACTATTACGGGTGTAGATGCAACAGTAAGCTTCGACACGCAATCTACAGATAACAGTGGAGTAACAACAGGTACTGTAACAAATGCAGCGATAGTCGTAGATAGTAATAACTCTACGTTTACTCGTATTTATGGACATGAAACAGGTAAAAGGTATGATGCAAATGGTAAGCCAAGTAAGAACACTAGCGATACCTTTATTGTACGTCCTGGATTTGACTCATGGATGGTTGAAAAAGATAACCGCCTAAGTCCTAATGAAACAGAAACATATACACTGACTTACGATATCACAGGTAAAACGAATGTGAAAGTAGAATATAGAGTATACTACATGCAAAAAGGTGCTAATGGTAAATTCGTCGTTGATCCGGCTACTGGTTTCCTAGACCAAGCTAAGAGTGATGCGAAGAAACTATTGGTTACAGAAGTATATAGATATCCAGAATCACCTTAG
- the galU gene encoding UTP--glucose-1-phosphate uridylyltransferase GalU produces the protein MIKKCLFPAAGYGTRFLPATKATPKEMLPILTKPLIQYGVEEASDAGMDVMAIITGRGKRALVEHFDISYELEHQIKGSSKEALLKSTREMMDKCTFTFTRQTEMLGLGHAILKGEPLIGNEPFGVILADDLCVNEEGDNVLAQLVKIYDKYKCCVVAIQEVPKEETYKYGVIEGKEIQDDVFMISDMVEKPDPEDAPSNLAIIGRYILTPDIFRTIEETKPGKNGELQITDALMNHAKKGMVLAYKFKGKRFDCGSVDGFVEATNYFYDKMKKESE, from the coding sequence ATGATTAAAAAATGTTTATTCCCAGCTGCTGGATATGGCACACGCTTTTTGCCCGCAACCAAAGCAACACCAAAAGAGATGCTTCCCATCTTGACCAAACCTCTGATACAGTATGGGGTAGAAGAAGCCAGTGATGCTGGCATGGATGTTATGGCGATCATTACTGGACGTGGTAAAAGGGCTTTGGTAGAACATTTTGATATCTCTTATGAGCTAGAGCATCAAATTAAAGGAAGTTCCAAAGAAGCATTACTGAAGAGTACGCGAGAGATGATGGATAAATGTACCTTTACATTTACCAGACAAACAGAGATGTTGGGACTCGGTCATGCCATTTTAAAAGGTGAGCCTTTGATCGGTAATGAGCCTTTTGGTGTGATTCTGGCAGATGATCTTTGTGTGAATGAAGAGGGGGATAATGTTTTAGCCCAGTTGGTAAAGATCTATGACAAATATAAATGTTGTGTAGTTGCCATTCAAGAAGTGCCTAAAGAAGAGACCTACAAATATGGAGTGATCGAAGGAAAAGAGATCCAAGATGATGTTTTTATGATATCAGATATGGTAGAAAAACCAGACCCTGAAGATGCACCTTCGAATCTAGCGATTATAGGACGATACATTCTTACCCCTGATATTTTTAGAACCATAGAAGAAACCAAACCTGGTAAAAATGGAGAACTACAAATTACTGATGCTTTGATGAATCATGCCAAAAAAGGTATGGTTTTAGCCTATAAGTTTAAAGGGAAACGCTTTGACTGTGGAAGTGTTGATGGTTTTGTTGAAGCAACAAACTATTTTTATGATAAGATGAAAAAAGAATCAGAGTAA
- a CDS encoding DNA polymerase IV, with product MFLHIDIDSFFASAERSVNHALKGIPMCVGSRSNLEIFNKKRTHIRLMNDNSGAFVAPVFYSDKKKTFETYFVDEIEGRKKIRGIVTTASYEARLCGVKTAMPIAQALHLCPEMTVIPSNYPLYHKLSHKIHDFMLAHIPKVEQYSIDEFFGDVSGWKKDEEVYGFAQELQAKILEYFDIPVSIGIAKAKWIAKLATESAKPYGVYEVKDIDTYIENIPIKAFPGIGKGFQKRLEAHYISTLGDIKRNKRLLESWKKPGIQLYGRVTGTDHEGISSRGERKSIGISRTFDAIHDNAEIKRRIMIMARHIIYMVMAMEVNPTSYYLKIGYEYGVKVKKTLTVNRVFSETLFKSMLSDMYEEIAQSNKGAIKLTLNVSSFASLNLKTLSLIDFHDDSKEKQLHQNIHALRARFGLDIIKTGNEL from the coding sequence ATGTTTTTGCATATCGACATAGACAGTTTTTTTGCTTCTGCCGAACGGAGTGTAAATCATGCTTTAAAAGGTATACCTATGTGTGTCGGGTCTCGCAGTAACCTTGAGATATTTAATAAAAAACGCACCCATATTAGGCTTATGAATGATAATTCCGGTGCGTTTGTTGCTCCTGTGTTCTATAGTGATAAAAAGAAAACGTTTGAGACTTATTTTGTAGATGAGATAGAAGGAAGAAAAAAGATACGGGGCATCGTAACTACTGCAAGTTATGAAGCGAGATTATGTGGAGTGAAAACGGCTATGCCCATAGCACAGGCATTACATCTTTGCCCTGAGATGACGGTGATACCTTCGAACTATCCACTTTATCATAAGCTTTCGCATAAGATACATGATTTCATGTTGGCACATATTCCCAAGGTAGAACAGTACAGCATTGATGAGTTTTTTGGTGATGTCAGCGGTTGGAAAAAAGATGAAGAGGTGTATGGTTTTGCTCAAGAGTTACAGGCAAAGATACTGGAATATTTTGACATTCCTGTTTCGATAGGGATTGCAAAGGCAAAATGGATCGCCAAACTGGCAACAGAGTCTGCCAAGCCTTATGGTGTGTATGAGGTGAAAGATATAGATACCTATATAGAAAATATTCCTATTAAAGCGTTTCCAGGTATAGGAAAAGGATTTCAAAAGAGGCTGGAAGCACATTATATCTCTACACTTGGTGATATAAAGCGAAACAAAAGACTGCTTGAATCATGGAAAAAACCTGGTATCCAACTCTATGGACGTGTTACCGGAACAGATCATGAAGGTATCAGCAGCAGAGGGGAGAGGAAGTCCATAGGCATCAGTCGAACATTTGATGCCATACATGATAATGCTGAGATCAAAAGACGTATTATGATCATGGCAAGGCATATTATCTATATGGTGATGGCTATGGAGGTGAACCCTACAAGCTATTATTTGAAGATAGGGTATGAGTATGGTGTAAAAGTTAAAAAGACACTAACTGTGAACAGGGTTTTTTCTGAAACACTCTTTAAGTCTATGCTTTCAGACATGTATGAAGAGATAGCCCAGAGCAATAAAGGAGCTATCAAACTGACATTGAACGTTTCAAGTTTTGCTTCACTTAACCTGAAGACACTTTCACTGATAGATTTCCATGACGACAGCAAAGAAAAACAATTACATCAAAATATACATGCGTTAAGAGCACGTTTTGGGCTGGATATCATTAAAACAGGAAATGAACTTTAA
- a CDS encoding glycosyl transferase, with the protein MADFFQNGLITTLQNLSNRTLDEMEVELEKFSKRHNMVLLLPALYSEFETPAMQQILKELKGIKYLYKIILGLDRATEEEFEKVKEIMSTLDVRVEVLWNDGPNVQKLYQEFSDLGFNSIKIKGKGRNVWTMLGYALADKNAFAFALHDCDIVNYSREVPARLFYPIIHPALDFEFNKGYYSRVTDKLHGRVTRLFYTPLIKALKSTYGESAYLNYMDSFRYALSGEFAFTRTLARGIRISPTWGLEVSTLSEVYDKTSVRRICQTEIMESYEHKHQELLGENPAQELEGGVAKMAIDIAQTIFRVMTQSGVTFSKESLTTLRSSFFHESRRAISRYDAVAKFNALNFDRKKEIDAVETFDNALKEACESFLADPLGVPSLSAWTSIRSVLPEISDLFKEAVNKDNGSC; encoded by the coding sequence ATGGCAGATTTTTTTCAAAACGGATTAATCACAACACTACAAAATCTCTCAAATAGAACACTTGATGAGATGGAGGTTGAGTTAGAAAAGTTCTCAAAAAGACACAATATGGTGCTGCTTCTGCCTGCACTTTACTCAGAATTTGAAACACCGGCTATGCAACAGATCCTTAAAGAACTGAAAGGGATAAAATATCTTTATAAGATCATTTTGGGCTTAGACAGAGCAACGGAAGAGGAGTTTGAAAAGGTTAAAGAGATCATGTCCACACTCGATGTGAGGGTAGAAGTACTTTGGAATGATGGGCCTAATGTTCAAAAACTCTACCAAGAGTTTAGTGATCTAGGATTTAACAGTATTAAGATTAAAGGAAAAGGTCGAAATGTATGGACGATGCTGGGCTATGCCCTTGCAGATAAAAATGCCTTTGCATTTGCCCTGCATGATTGCGACATTGTAAACTACAGTCGTGAAGTTCCTGCTCGGCTTTTTTACCCGATCATTCACCCGGCACTGGATTTTGAATTTAACAAAGGCTACTACTCACGTGTGACAGACAAGCTGCATGGACGTGTCACAAGGCTCTTTTACACTCCGCTGATCAAAGCACTTAAAAGTACCTATGGAGAGAGTGCCTATTTAAACTATATGGACAGTTTCAGGTATGCACTTTCAGGAGAATTTGCCTTTACCCGTACACTTGCGCGGGGGATTCGTATTTCACCTACCTGGGGCTTAGAGGTATCAACGCTGAGTGAAGTCTATGATAAAACTTCTGTGCGACGTATTTGTCAAACAGAGATCATGGAGAGTTATGAGCATAAACACCAAGAACTCTTAGGAGAAAACCCTGCCCAGGAGCTTGAAGGTGGAGTAGCAAAGATGGCCATTGATATTGCACAAACTATTTTCAGGGTCATGACACAGAGTGGGGTGACATTTTCTAAAGAGTCACTGACCACACTGCGAAGCTCATTTTTTCATGAGAGTCGAAGAGCCATTTCCCGCTATGATGCAGTAGCTAAATTTAATGCTTTGAATTTTGATAGAAAAAAAGAGATAGATGCCGTTGAAACTTTTGATAATGCACTCAAAGAGGCGTGTGAAAGTTTTCTTGCAGATCCACTGGGGGTTCCTTCCCTTTCAGCATGGACAAGTATACGTTCTGTATTGCCAGAGATATCAGATCTATTTAAAGAAGCTGTCAATAAGGATAATGGCTCATGTTAG
- a CDS encoding sugar phosphorylase produces the protein MLERDSKERLDLIKYYLESIYSKEDASLAYDAVCAMIKEYQEKVESKPYVMTEKDVILITYGDQIFHEGETALATLKRFLNEYAQDCINSVHILPFYPYSSDDGFSIVDYKGVCPLKGSWKDIKALNQNHRLMFDGVINHMSQLSHWFEKYLANDPEYYNFFTELDPSLDLSAVVRPRTTPLLTEFNDDEGSIRHIWTTFSADQVDLNYANYKVLLKVLDVLLFYIEKGASLVRLDAIAFIWKEIGTNCVHLPQTHELIQLMREVIHAVAPEIIIITETNVPHDENISYFGNGTDEAHMVYNFALPPLLAFSVLSGDTTKLTAWAKSLTLPSDRVCFFNFTASHDGIGVRAVSNILDKDELNFLVNSCNAHGGLVSYRSVGEEEKSPYELNCSYIDILTHPDEDDTLRLKRMILSQAVVLAMPGVPGIYFHSLVGSRNYHEAVRKTRRNRAINRERLNFDNIIEELSEEGSLRNNLLKRYKQLISIRIHEPCFDPFAKFEFLSLGKEVFAIKHYGKESNEFLIALHNFQKTEIEVDLSPYKEDVFMDIISHRQIKEGIFIMQPYEILWLKPLKEGEKKND, from the coding sequence ATGTTAGAAAGAGATAGTAAAGAAAGATTGGACCTTATTAAATATTATCTTGAAAGTATCTACAGCAAAGAGGATGCCTCTTTGGCATATGATGCCGTATGTGCAATGATCAAGGAGTATCAGGAAAAGGTTGAAAGCAAACCCTATGTGATGACTGAAAAAGATGTGATACTGATTACCTACGGTGACCAGATCTTTCATGAAGGAGAAACGGCATTAGCTACGCTTAAGAGATTTTTAAATGAGTATGCCCAAGACTGCATTAACAGTGTACATATTTTGCCATTTTACCCTTATTCGAGTGATGATGGTTTTTCCATTGTAGATTATAAAGGCGTCTGCCCTTTAAAAGGTTCATGGAAAGATATTAAAGCACTGAATCAAAATCACCGTCTTATGTTTGATGGTGTCATTAACCACATGAGTCAACTGAGCCATTGGTTTGAAAAGTATTTGGCCAATGATCCTGAATATTATAACTTTTTCACCGAACTTGATCCTTCGCTCGATCTATCGGCTGTAGTACGACCACGGACGACCCCCTTACTCACTGAGTTCAATGATGATGAAGGAAGTATCCGTCATATTTGGACAACATTCAGTGCTGATCAAGTGGATTTAAATTATGCGAACTATAAGGTCTTGCTCAAAGTGTTGGATGTACTGCTTTTTTATATAGAAAAAGGTGCATCGCTTGTAAGACTTGATGCAATTGCCTTTATCTGGAAAGAGATAGGCACAAACTGTGTGCATCTGCCACAGACCCATGAACTGATACAACTTATGCGTGAGGTGATCCATGCTGTGGCTCCTGAGATCATTATCATTACTGAGACCAATGTGCCACATGATGAAAATATCTCCTATTTTGGTAATGGGACTGACGAAGCACATATGGTTTATAACTTTGCCCTTCCGCCACTCTTGGCATTTTCTGTTTTATCGGGAGACACCACTAAATTGACAGCATGGGCTAAGAGCTTAACTCTTCCGAGTGACAGGGTCTGTTTCTTTAATTTTACAGCCAGTCATGATGGTATCGGAGTACGGGCAGTGAGTAATATTCTTGATAAGGATGAGTTGAACTTCTTAGTGAACTCTTGCAACGCACATGGTGGTTTAGTCTCATATCGAAGTGTGGGTGAGGAGGAGAAATCTCCTTATGAGTTAAACTGTAGCTATATAGATATTTTAACCCACCCTGATGAGGATGATACATTGCGACTTAAACGTATGATACTTTCCCAAGCTGTTGTATTAGCCATGCCTGGGGTTCCAGGTATCTATTTTCACTCACTTGTCGGATCTCGAAATTATCATGAAGCAGTGAGAAAAACGAGACGAAATCGAGCCATCAATCGTGAAAGATTAAATTTTGACAACATCATAGAGGAGCTGAGTGAAGAAGGAAGTCTACGTAATAATTTGTTAAAACGTTATAAACAACTCATTTCGATACGTATTCATGAACCTTGTTTTGACCCTTTTGCCAAGTTTGAATTTTTATCACTGGGTAAAGAGGTTTTTGCTATAAAACATTATGGTAAAGAGAGTAATGAATTTCTTATCGCTCTACACAATTTCCAAAAAACAGAAATTGAAGTGGATTTGTCACCCTATAAAGAAGATGTATTTATGGATATTATTTCACATCGACAGATAAAAGAAGGAATATTTATCATGCAACCCTATGAGATATTGTGGTTAAAACCATTAAAAGAAGGAGAAAAGAAAAATGATTAA
- a CDS encoding EAL domain-containing protein yields MTSYPAVTLTDKKEQYDHFTLYYYYDHSNTLDINTIEKIDFTKVIPSQFSQGYYTGTAWIKLHVTNHSDNEDYVLYFTEPFWSTLDLYTKNNDAWDIQKNGLNVRLQERSIQNYNPAYKLHISPNESATYYIKGKTDSGHIGEFKILTEEEFFRPNRIDITDIYIIYAGILFIIVLFSMYNLIIIKNRIFAYYIAYILSFIVFIAMKSGFYLELGFSGWSEGLHVVGTIVVLFLVLFSGRFLELQKRMPMIDKLFKISAAVFLLFALLISQDIPYACLMFNIYSSLFFTLLLVIAVKAWYQGLIGARYYLIALIIYMPAMGMMTLTFNGVLDNTDINRYAFLAGSFIEIIFFTLILSNKYSELNLKKIQKQKLLLKAKKSNQKFLETKILQKTNDLLTINQQLLKKTKELEITKEQLTKDILDRTETEKEVEKQKNILHHQANHDSLTGLPNRALFNTRLKQGITKAKKKERGLALFFIDLDKFKEINDSLGHDVGDRVLKVITEILKSSIRKEDTLARLAGDEFTIIMEDVIYSEDASKLGHAILNMFSEPIHVNQHVLYITSSIGISLYPQDADNEKDLLKYADTAMYRAKESGRNNFQFYRPEMTKHALEQMHMKTSLRQAIDNEEFIIHYQPQIDINTDKLVGIEALLRWQHPTKGLLIPKKFISMAEETGMILEIDDWVMHTAMKQVSKWHNDGLDPGKLALNISMRQLESTHFIHRIQNTMDTYGFKPEWLEFEITEGHMMKNAMEIINKLKQLNKLGINISIDDFGTGYSSLSLLKRLPINRLKIDKSFIENIPEDEEDIAIIKSIIALAKSLNLKVIAEGVETIEQINFLKSKKCKYVQGHYYFYPMSADELQEILLNKNA; encoded by the coding sequence GTGACATCATATCCCGCCGTTACACTTACAGATAAAAAAGAACAATATGACCACTTTACACTCTACTATTATTATGATCACAGCAATACACTTGATATTAACACTATTGAAAAGATAGATTTTACCAAGGTGATACCAAGTCAATTTTCTCAAGGTTATTATACGGGGACAGCATGGATAAAACTACATGTAACAAATCATAGTGATAATGAAGATTATGTACTTTATTTTACAGAGCCTTTTTGGTCAACATTAGATCTGTATACAAAAAATAATGATGCATGGGATATACAGAAAAATGGTCTCAATGTAAGGCTTCAAGAAAGAAGTATTCAAAATTACAATCCAGCCTATAAACTACATATCTCACCAAACGAAAGTGCGACATATTATATAAAAGGCAAGACAGATTCGGGACATATTGGGGAATTTAAGATCTTGACTGAAGAAGAGTTTTTTAGACCCAACCGTATTGATATTACAGATATCTATATTATCTATGCTGGTATATTATTCATTATAGTCTTATTCAGTATGTATAATTTAATCATCATTAAAAATCGTATCTTCGCATATTACATTGCATATATACTCTCTTTTATTGTATTTATAGCTATGAAAAGTGGTTTTTACTTAGAGCTTGGTTTTTCTGGTTGGAGTGAAGGGCTGCATGTTGTTGGCACTATTGTAGTATTGTTCCTGGTTCTGTTCTCAGGTCGTTTTTTAGAGTTGCAAAAACGCATGCCAATGATCGATAAGCTTTTTAAGATATCAGCAGCAGTTTTTTTACTTTTTGCACTGCTTATATCACAAGATATCCCCTATGCATGTTTAATGTTTAACATTTATTCATCATTGTTCTTTACTCTTCTTCTTGTTATCGCAGTCAAAGCCTGGTATCAAGGTCTTATAGGTGCCAGATACTATCTTATTGCACTTATCATTTATATGCCTGCTATGGGTATGATGACTTTAACCTTTAATGGTGTCTTAGACAATACAGACATAAACAGATACGCTTTTCTTGCAGGTTCATTTATTGAGATCATCTTCTTTACACTTATCTTGAGCAACAAGTACAGTGAACTGAATCTCAAGAAGATACAAAAACAAAAGCTACTTTTAAAAGCAAAAAAGAGCAATCAAAAGTTTTTGGAAACTAAGATTCTACAAAAAACAAATGATCTTCTTACGATAAATCAACAATTATTAAAGAAAACAAAAGAGCTTGAGATCACTAAAGAGCAGTTAACCAAAGATATTCTTGATCGTACAGAAACTGAAAAAGAAGTAGAAAAACAAAAAAATATTTTGCATCACCAAGCTAATCATGATTCACTTACAGGACTTCCTAACCGTGCACTATTTAACACTCGTTTGAAACAAGGGATTACAAAGGCAAAAAAGAAAGAGAGAGGATTGGCACTATTTTTTATCGACTTGGATAAATTTAAAGAGATCAATGATTCATTGGGTCATGACGTAGGAGATAGAGTTTTAAAAGTAATAACAGAAATACTTAAGAGTTCTATACGTAAAGAAGACACGCTTGCCCGTTTAGCCGGAGATGAATTTACCATTATCATGGAAGATGTCATCTATTCAGAAGATGCATCTAAATTAGGACATGCTATTCTCAATATGTTTTCAGAACCCATACATGTTAATCAGCATGTATTATATATTACAAGCAGTATCGGTATTAGTCTTTATCCCCAAGATGCAGACAATGAAAAAGATCTTTTAAAGTATGCTGATACGGCTATGTATAGGGCAAAAGAAAGCGGACGCAACAACTTTCAGTTCTATAGACCAGAAATGACAAAACATGCACTGGAACAAATGCATATGAAAACCAGTTTACGTCAAGCTATTGATAATGAAGAATTTATCATTCACTATCAACCACAGATCGACATAAATACCGATAAATTGGTCGGGATTGAGGCACTATTACGATGGCAGCACCCAACAAAAGGTTTGCTGATACCTAAAAAATTTATTTCTATGGCAGAAGAGACTGGTATGATACTTGAAATTGATGACTGGGTGATGCATACCGCTATGAAACAGGTTTCCAAATGGCATAATGACGGATTAGACCCTGGTAAACTTGCATTAAATATTTCAATGAGACAATTAGAGTCCACTCATTTCATTCATAGAATTCAAAATACTATGGATACTTACGGTTTTAAACCAGAGTGGCTGGAATTTGAAATTACAGAAGGTCATATGATGAAGAATGCTATGGAAATCATTAATAAACTGAAACAGCTCAATAAGCTGGGTATCAATATTTCCATCGATGATTTTGGAACAGGATACTCTTCATTGTCTCTTTTAAAACGTCTACCCATCAACAGACTCAAGATCGATAAATCATTTATTGAAAACATACCTGAAGATGAAGAGGATATTGCTATTATCAAATCGATCATAGCACTTGCAAAGAGTCTCAATCTTAAGGTCATTGCCGAAGGTGTAGAAACGATAGAACAGATCAATTTTTTAAAAAGTAAAAAGTGTAAGTACGTCCAGGGACACTACTATTTTTACCCTATGTCGGCAGATGAACTTCAAGAAATACTTTTAAACAAAAATGCATAG